One region of Rana temporaria chromosome 9, aRanTem1.1, whole genome shotgun sequence genomic DNA includes:
- the ZBTB12 gene encoding zinc finger and BTB domain-containing protein 12, which translates to MTSAGDILHFQLPGHEAATLRSMNQLRSEERFCDVTILTESLKFRGHRVVLAACSPFLRDQFLLNPGSELPVSIMHRSKVVSDLLLSCYTGLLEFPVREIVNYLTTASYLQMEHVVEKCRQALCQFIDPQIGLRDAINTNRSTPARNASSTTTGPSRPADNSRSLKSEVKTAEDSEEEMLMMAEEEDDEEEDDDSTSNLCIVKLESVSSDGGGEREQRSWDKEEQNLTAQSEEALVNSTVEGGETGDGAIQRGGIMKAIYSDEMESAEGVLIIPSSYHEDEEETIEGGMGGCQSSVLIDGSPRNALGGLASLGSMVLGDSRIGIKRTLRCCKCEETFQGVEKLVFHMRAQHFVFMCPRCGKQFNHSSNLNRHMNVHRGVKSHTCNICGKCFTQKSTLHDHLNLHSGERPYRCSYCDVRFAHKPAIRRHLKEQHGKTTAQNIMEAGVTEMNIMLGCGTG; encoded by the coding sequence ATGACATCTGCCGGTGACATTCTGCATTTCCAACTACCCGGCCATGAAGCAGCCACTCTCCGAAGCATGAACCAGTTGCGTTCAGAGGAACGCTTTTGTGACGTGACTATCCTTACTGAAAGCCTTAAATTTAGGGGCCACCGAGTGGTGTTGGCAGCTTGTTCTCCATTCCTCAGAGATCAGTTCCTCCTAAACCCAGGCTCTGAGCTCCCTGTTTCTATCATGCACCGATCCAAAGTGGTGTCAGATCTTCTACTTTCTTGTTACACTGGGTTGCTGGAATTTCCTGTCAGAGAAATCGTCAATTACTTAACTACCGCTAGTTATCTGCAGATGGAACATGTGGTAGAGAAGTGTCGCCAAGCCTTGTGTCAATTTATTGATCCTCAGATAGGCCTGAGGGATGCTATTAATACGAACAGGAGCACACCGGCTCGAAATGCTTCATCTACAACAACGGGCCCAAGTCGTCCAGCTGATAATTCTAGATCTTTGAAATCGGAGGTTAAGACGGCAGAAGACAGTGAAGAGGAAATGTTGATGATGgcggaagaagaagacgacgaggAGGAAGACGACGATTCAACCTCAAATCTCTGCATTGTAAAACTGGAATCTGTTTCGAGTGATGGTGGAGGGGAAAGGGAACAGAGGTCTTGGGATAAAGAAGAGCAAAACTTGACAGCGCAGTCAGAGGAAGCCTTGGTCAACTCTACTGTAGAAGGTGGAGAAACAGGAGATGGAGCTATCCAACGAGGTGGTATTATGAAGGCAATCTATAGCGATGAAATGGAAAGTGCAGAGGGGGTACTTATTATTCCAAGTAGCTATCATGAAGATGAGGAAGAGACTATAGAAGGGGGCATGGGTGGCTGCCAAAGCAGTGTTTTGATTGATGGATCTCCAAGAAATGCATTGGGTGGATTGGCATCACTGGGGTCGATGGTCTTGGGAGACTCCCGGATAGGAATCAAACGAACTTTAAGATGCTGCAAATGCGAGGAGACCTTTCAAGGGGTAGAGAAGCTTGTGTTCCACATGCGGGCACAGCACTTTGTCTTCATGTGCCCACGCTGCGGGAAACAGTTCAACCACAGCAGCAACCTTAACCGCCACATGAATGTGCACAGAGGGGTAAAATCTCACACCTGCAACATATGCGGCAAATGCTTCACGCAAAAATCAACGCTCCACGACCACCTTAACCTCCACAGCGGGGAGCGACCATACCGCTGTTCCTACTGTGACGTCAGGTTTGCCCACAAGCCCGCCATAAGACGCCATCTTAAGGAGCAGCATGGAAAGACCACAGCACAGAACATCATGGAAGCTGGTGTGACCGAGATGAACATCATGCTGGGTTGTGGGACTGGATGA